Proteins co-encoded in one Papaver somniferum cultivar HN1 chromosome 5, ASM357369v1, whole genome shotgun sequence genomic window:
- the LOC113280615 gene encoding SNW/SKI-interacting protein A-like — protein sequence MGKKSKITRDRDRDVSEKVALGMANTGRGGEIMYDQRLFNQDKGMDSGFATDDQYNLYDKGLFTAQDTISTLYRPRKDTADIEMAGPRDKPVEFDKKDDDPFGLDKFWEEVKGRTMRASGGGSSLG from the exons ATGGGGAAGAAGAGTAAGATTACCAGGGATAGAGATAGAGATGTTAGCGAAAAGGTTGCTTTAGGTATGGCTAATACGGGTCGTGGTGGAGAAATCATGTACGATCAAAGACTGTTCAACCAAGACAAAGGAATGGATTCTGGATTTGCAACTGATGATCAATACAACTTGTATGATAAAGGGTTGTTTACAGCACAAGATACTATTTCTACTTTGTACAGGCCAAGGAAAGATACCGCTGATATTGAAAT GGCAGGTCCCAGGGATAAGCCAGTTGAGTTTGATAAAAAAGATGATGATCCGTTCGGGCTGGATAAGTTTTGGGAAGAGGTGAAGGGGAGAACAATGAGGGCAAGTGGTGGTGGATCTTCCCTGGGATAA